The following is a genomic window from Patescibacteria group bacterium.
ATTTTTTTTATTGCTGAATCTGAATTACCTTGAAAAAGGATCAAAATGATAATTGCAAAGTTTAGGAAGATATCAGCAGTAACAGTTGACATTATTCTCATTTTGGACTCTCCGCAGTAATTCCGTCTTTCATCTTTTTTGGCAACAGCATCTTTATCAATTGCAATACCATGACCAAAATCAATCCTTGACCAGTTGTTAGCAATGCAACAATCAAGCCTTCTTTTGACGAGCTTCCTGAAGCAAGAAGATCGATTTGTTGTATTAAGCCGATAACAGTCCCAAGAAATCCTGACATCGGAATCATTTCACAAAAAGCATTAAACTTTTGTTTTTCGCAAGTTAAAAGAAGATGATGCAATGCCATGCAAAACAAAAATCCAGTTAAATAAACAATGAAGCCTTGATCAGACAGTTTCTTGAAAATGCTAATCAGTTCAAATGTCTTTACTGACAAATATGCCAAAGGAAGATAAGTAATGTAAAGAAGATTCAAGAGCTTGCCTTTCATAGATTTCTGATTATCAATCATCGATTCCTCCTCCTCTATTGCTTTTGCAAGTTGGGTAAGTAAGTACGACACTCAAAGCCAAATAATCAAGATCACTATAAGTCAAGTCACTTTCTTTGGAAGAAAAAACTCTGATGTTATCAACATTTTGTCCACAATAATCAAAAGCTGCTTTGTAGCGAATTTTTTTGCCAACATCATTAATAAAATATGATAGCGTACAACACTCACCAGAACAGCTAATCTCAAAATCTTTATGTTTTTCAGTAACAAATCCATTAGTAAAACAAGAAAGAATCATTTTAAAAAGCTCTTTTCTCATTCTTCGAACCACAATAATATTTGTAGTGCTATCATGTTCAGAAAAAA
Proteins encoded in this region:
- a CDS encoding MotA/TolQ/ExbB proton channel family protein; translation: MKGKLLNLLYITYLPLAYLSVKTFELISIFKKLSDQGFIVYLTGFLFCMALHHLLLTCEKQKFNAFCEMIPMSGFLGTVIGLIQQIDLLASGSSSKEGLIVALLTTGQGLILVMVLQLIKMLLPKKMKDGITAESPK